In Burkholderia gladioli, a genomic segment contains:
- the pyk gene encoding pyruvate kinase translates to MLRATKIVATIGPASSSPEILLQMMQAGLDVVRLNFSHGTADDHRQRAEMVREAARKVGREIAIMADLQGPKIRVGKFENGKTTLNPGQPFILDATCELGNDERVGLDYKDLPRDLKTGDVLLLNDGLIVLTVERVLGDEIHTIVKVGGELSNNKGINRQGGGLSAPALTAKDMEDIRTAMSLGADMVAVSFPKNATDMEMARQLANIAGAPYGIKPKMIAKIERAEAIPALQDILDASDGIMVARGDLAVEVGNAAVPALQKRMIRMARESNKLVITATQMMESMIHAPVPTRAEVSDVANAVLDGTDAVMLSAESAAGKYPVVTIEAMAAICVEAEKSETVELDKDFLDRTFTRIDQSIAMGALFTAHHLGAKAIIALTESGSTALWMSRHITHVPIFALTPRVGSERAMALFRNVTPLHVDFNSDRDSAMQAAVEIVIRQGYVVRGDMVVLTVGEPMGQAGGTNTLKIVRVGETF, encoded by the coding sequence ATGCTTCGCGCCACCAAGATAGTCGCCACGATCGGCCCGGCTTCCAGTTCGCCCGAGATTCTGCTGCAGATGATGCAGGCCGGCCTCGACGTCGTGCGCCTCAATTTCTCGCACGGCACGGCCGACGATCACCGCCAGCGCGCCGAGATGGTGCGCGAGGCCGCGCGCAAGGTCGGCCGCGAGATCGCGATCATGGCCGACCTGCAGGGTCCGAAGATCCGCGTCGGCAAGTTCGAGAACGGCAAGACCACGCTGAACCCGGGCCAGCCCTTCATCCTCGACGCCACCTGCGAACTCGGCAACGACGAGCGCGTCGGCCTCGACTACAAGGACCTGCCGCGCGACCTGAAGACCGGCGACGTGCTGCTGCTCAACGACGGCCTGATCGTGCTGACCGTCGAGCGCGTGCTCGGCGACGAGATCCACACCATCGTCAAGGTGGGCGGTGAGCTGTCGAACAACAAGGGCATCAACCGCCAGGGCGGCGGGCTGTCGGCGCCGGCGCTGACCGCCAAGGACATGGAGGACATCCGCACCGCCATGTCGCTGGGCGCGGACATGGTGGCCGTGTCCTTCCCGAAGAACGCCACCGACATGGAAATGGCGCGCCAACTCGCCAACATCGCGGGTGCGCCCTACGGCATCAAGCCGAAGATGATCGCCAAGATCGAGCGCGCCGAGGCGATTCCCGCCCTGCAGGACATCCTCGACGCCTCGGACGGCATCATGGTGGCGCGCGGCGACCTGGCCGTGGAAGTCGGCAACGCGGCCGTGCCGGCGCTGCAAAAGCGCATGATCCGCATGGCGCGCGAGTCGAACAAGCTGGTGATCACCGCCACCCAGATGATGGAGTCGATGATCCACGCGCCGGTGCCTACCCGCGCCGAGGTCTCGGACGTGGCCAACGCCGTGCTGGACGGCACCGACGCGGTGATGCTGTCGGCCGAATCGGCGGCCGGCAAGTACCCGGTGGTGACCATCGAGGCCATGGCCGCGATTTGCGTCGAGGCCGAGAAGTCGGAAACCGTCGAGCTCGACAAGGACTTCCTCGACCGCACCTTCACCCGCATCGACCAGTCGATCGCGATGGGCGCGCTGTTCACGGCCCACCACCTGGGCGCCAAGGCGATCATCGCCCTGACCGAATCGGGTTCGACGGCGCTGTGGATGTCGCGCCACATCACCCACGTGCCGATCTTCGCGCTCACGCCGCGGGTCGGCAGCGAGCGCGCGATGGCGCTGTTCCGCAACGTCACGCCGCTGCACGTCGACTTCAACAGCGATCGCGACTCGGCCATGCAGGCCGCCGTGGAGATCGTGATCCGCCAGGGTTACGTGGTGCGCGGCGACATGGTGGTGCTGACCGTCGGCGAGCCGATGGGGCAGGCCGGCGGTACCAATACGCTGAAGATCGTGCGGGTCGGCGAAACCTTCTGA
- a CDS encoding phosphoglycerate kinase — protein sequence MSQVKRLTDLIAEGKVSGQRVFIRADLNVPQDDHGNITEDTRVRASVPAIRAALDAGAAVMVTSHLGRPTEGEFKPEDSLAPVAKRLGELLGREVPLVANWVENGVKVAPGEVVLLENCRVNKGEKKNDDALAQKMAALCDIYVNDAFGTAHRAEATTHGIAKYAGIACAGPLLAAELDALGKALGNPKRPLVAIVAGSKVSTKLTILKSLAEKVDQLIVGGGIANTFMLAAGLAIGKSLAEPDLVAEAKAIIDAARERGASVPIPSDVVTAKEFAPTAKATVKKVNEIEADDLILDIGPDTARALAGQLEKAGTVVWNGPVGVFEFDQFGNGTKTLAEAIANSPAFSIAGGGDTLAAIAKYGIHDKVSYISTGGGAFLEFLEGKTLPAVEVLETRAA from the coding sequence ATGAGCCAAGTTAAGCGTCTTACCGACCTGATCGCCGAGGGCAAGGTCTCCGGCCAACGTGTCTTCATCCGCGCCGATCTGAACGTGCCCCAGGACGACCACGGCAACATCACCGAGGACACGCGCGTGCGCGCCTCGGTGCCGGCGATCCGGGCCGCGCTCGACGCGGGCGCCGCGGTGATGGTCACCTCGCACCTGGGCCGACCGACCGAGGGCGAGTTCAAGCCCGAGGATTCGCTGGCGCCGGTCGCCAAGCGCCTGGGCGAGTTGCTCGGCCGCGAGGTGCCGCTGGTGGCGAACTGGGTCGAGAACGGCGTGAAGGTCGCGCCGGGCGAGGTGGTGCTGCTCGAGAACTGCCGCGTCAACAAGGGCGAGAAGAAGAACGACGACGCGCTGGCGCAGAAGATGGCCGCGCTCTGCGATATCTACGTCAACGACGCGTTCGGCACCGCGCATCGCGCGGAAGCCACCACCCACGGCATCGCCAAGTACGCCGGCATCGCCTGCGCGGGCCCGCTGCTGGCCGCCGAGCTCGACGCGCTGGGCAAGGCGCTGGGCAACCCGAAGCGTCCGCTGGTGGCGATCGTGGCCGGCTCCAAGGTGTCGACCAAGCTGACCATCCTGAAGTCGCTGGCCGAGAAGGTCGACCAGCTGATCGTCGGCGGCGGCATCGCCAACACCTTCATGCTGGCCGCCGGCCTGGCGATCGGCAAGTCGCTGGCCGAGCCGGACCTGGTGGCCGAGGCCAAGGCCATCATCGACGCGGCGCGCGAGCGCGGCGCCTCGGTGCCGATCCCCTCGGACGTGGTGACGGCCAAGGAATTCGCGCCCACCGCGAAGGCCACCGTCAAGAAGGTCAACGAGATCGAGGCCGACGACCTGATCCTCGACATCGGCCCGGACACCGCCCGCGCGCTGGCCGGCCAGCTCGAGAAGGCCGGCACGGTGGTCTGGAACGGCCCGGTGGGCGTGTTCGAGTTCGACCAGTTCGGCAACGGCACCAAGACGCTCGCCGAGGCGATCGCCAACTCCCCCGCGTTCTCGATCGCGGGCGGCGGCGACACCCTGGCGGCCATCGCCAAGTACGGCATCCACGACAAGGTCAGCTACATCTCGACGGGCGGCGGCGCCTTCCTCGAGTTCCTGGAAGGGAAGACGCTGCCGGCGGTGGAAGTGCTCGAAACGCGCGCGGCCTGA
- a CDS encoding AzlD domain-containing protein, translating into MSDTALVWWTIAGMTVVTALTRALFLIGGERTMLPERAQRALRYAPAAALVAVVLPDVLETPAGISFSLANHDFYAAAAGLAWFLWRRSMIGTIVVGMLVSTALRLII; encoded by the coding sequence ATGAGCGACACCGCCCTGGTCTGGTGGACCATCGCCGGCATGACCGTGGTCACCGCGCTCACCCGCGCGCTGTTCCTGATCGGCGGCGAGCGCACCATGCTGCCCGAGCGTGCCCAGCGCGCGCTGCGCTACGCGCCGGCCGCGGCGCTGGTGGCGGTGGTGCTGCCCGACGTGCTGGAGACGCCGGCCGGCATCTCCTTCTCGCTGGCCAATCACGACTTCTACGCGGCCGCCGCGGGCCTGGCCTGGTTCCTGTGGCGGCGCAGCATGATCGGCACGATCGTGGTCGGCATGCTGGTGTCGACCGCGCTGCGCCTGATCATTTGA
- a CDS encoding AzlC family ABC transporter permease, translating to MLARLSASDRFSFVQGARDYAPTLTAMLSWGLVTGIAMSKSVLTTNQAVWMSLLVYGGSSQLAVLPLLAAKLPLWTLLLTAAMVNLRFVIFSAGMAPHFSYLPMWRRALIGYFNGDVIYLLFIRQGFANGHVPGKEAYFWGMAIVSWLSWQASSLAGIALASVVPDQWGLGLAGTLALIPIMVSAVANRSTLVAVVVAGIVALLAIELPYRLGLPLAVLAALAAGTLADVFIERADWRRLRAEVRPRDALDASEAGRDGEGGAR from the coding sequence ATGCTCGCTCGCCTGTCCGCCTCCGATCGCTTCTCCTTCGTCCAGGGGGCGCGCGACTACGCGCCGACGCTCACCGCGATGTTGTCCTGGGGTCTCGTTACCGGTATCGCGATGAGCAAGTCGGTGCTGACCACCAACCAGGCGGTCTGGATGTCGCTGCTGGTCTACGGCGGCTCCTCGCAACTGGCGGTGCTGCCGCTGCTGGCCGCCAAGCTGCCGCTCTGGACGCTCCTCTTGACCGCCGCGATGGTCAACCTGCGCTTCGTGATCTTCAGCGCCGGCATGGCCCCGCATTTCTCCTACCTGCCGATGTGGCGGCGCGCGCTGATCGGCTATTTCAACGGCGACGTCATCTACCTGCTGTTCATCCGGCAGGGTTTCGCCAACGGCCATGTGCCGGGCAAGGAAGCCTATTTCTGGGGCATGGCGATCGTCAGCTGGCTGTCCTGGCAGGCTTCCTCGCTGGCCGGCATCGCGCTGGCCAGCGTGGTGCCCGACCAATGGGGGCTGGGGCTGGCCGGCACGCTCGCGCTGATCCCGATCATGGTCTCGGCGGTGGCCAACCGCTCGACGCTGGTCGCCGTGGTGGTGGCCGGCATCGTCGCGCTGCTGGCGATCGAGTTGCCCTACCGGCTCGGCCTGCCGCTCGCGGTGCTGGCCGCGCTGGCCGCGGGCACGCTGGCCGACGTCTTCATCGAGCGGGCCGACTGGCGCCGCCTGCGCGCCGAAGTGCGGCCCCGCGATGCGCTCGACGCGAGCGAGGCCGGCCGCGACGGCGAGGGAGGCGCGCGATGA